The Flavobacterium sp. 140616W15 sequence GTATTAGACAAAAACATGGCCTATTATTGGAGGATAAAGGCAACAGATAATAAAGGGTTAGCAAGTGCTTATTCTATCGTTTACAAATTTTACACTGCGGGAGATGCTCTTGTAAATCATCTACCTTTTGCACCAAGTTTACTGCATCCAATTCTAAACAGTACATTAAGCACAGTAACTGCCTCTCTAAAATGGGAAGCAACAGATGTTGATACTACAGATGTTCTAACTTATGATGTCTATTTTGGAACTACTAACCCTCCTAACAAAAAAATAAGCGAGAACAAAGCTACAAATGCACTTGATGTAACTTTAGAACCTGCAAAAGAATATTTCTGGAGAGTTGTTGTGAAAGACAACAAAGGAGGAGAAACTGTTGGTCAGATATGGAAATTTAAATCCAATTAAAAACATATATAAAATAACCTAAAAACCCATTTTCAAGAGAATGAAAATGGGTTTTTACATTAAAACACTTAAGATCTGCTATATATATCTAAATACAAAAACAAGAATTATAATATAAAAATTACTTGTAATTTGTATCATTGTAAATTCTAATCGTAAACAAAATCTATGAAAACAAAATTACTCTTATTGCTTTTATTAGCAACTTTTTCTATTTATGCACAACAATACACCCCAATTCCTGATATTAATTTCGAAAATAAATTAATCGCCTTGAATATAGATTCAGGAGTGTCAGATGGGAAAGTATTAACTTCAAGCATCACCGGAATTGCTCATTTAAACTTATACAACTCTTCTATTTCAGACTTAACAGGCATTGAGGATTTTACCTCTTTAACCAACTTAAATGCTCGAAAAAATAAATTAACTAGCATTAATTTATCAAAAAATACTAAACTAACCGACTTAAATGTTTCCGAAAATAAATTAACAGATTTAGACATTAAAACAAACACTTTACTTACTAAATTAGATTGCCAAAGAAACATGCTAACAGATTTAAATGTTTCTGAAAACACTAAATTGACAGATTTAAATGTTATGGTTAACCAATTAAGTTCACTCGACTTAACAAACAATTTAGTTTTAGATGCCCTCACAAGTTCTTCTAATAAATTAACCTCCTTAAACATCAATAACAATACTTTATTAACAGAAATAAACTGTGGAAACAATCTATTAACTAGCCTAAATATATCAACCAATACACTTTTAACTGTTTTGGCCTGTAATACCAACCAAATAACAAGTTTAAATGTTTCTAATAACAAACTCCTTGTACAGTTAATGTGTCATTTTAATAATCTTACTGCCATTGACGTTTCAAATAACCCCGAATTAGAGATGTTCGATTGTTTAAACAATCAGATTACAAGTATTGACATATCTAAAAACCCTAAAATAACAGAATTAGCTTGTGAAAACAATCAACTAACTTATTTGAATTTAAAAAATGGTAACAATGTTATTCTAGAGCTTCCCTATTCTAACTTTATCAATAACCCTAATCTTAGTTGTATACAAGTAGATGATATTACTTACTCCAATACAAACTGGTCAACCAAGAAAGATGTGACAGCTACATACTCAACAACCTGCAACACTTTAGGTCTTGAAGAAGCAGTATTTGATAAAGCTACTGTTTATCCAAACCCAACAAAAGGAGAATTACACATTAATAATGTATTTCTCGATAAAGCAACCGTTTATAATTCTTTAGGACAATTAGTAAAAACATTTACACTTAATTCAAACGATATTAACAATGCAATAAACTTATCTGGCCTGCCAAAAGGAATTTATTATGTGTATTTAATCAATCAAGATAGCGCTTCTGCTAAGAAAGTCATAATAGAATAAATACTCTCATTCTACTAAAAAATCCCGCTTTCAAAACTATGAAAACGGGATTTTTTGATTTAACTCTATTTTTAAAACTCTAAAATTAATATTGTTAAATCAAAAACTTAGCTGTTTTAATACAAAAAAACTTAACAATAAATCGTTTCTAATTTGTATTATTGCACTACCTAATTTAATTTCAAAACCTATTTATGAAAACAAAATTACTTTTATTACTCTTACTAACAAATTTCTCTATTTATGCTCAGACGAACTTAGTCCCTAATGGAGGATTCGAAAACTGGACAGATAACACAACACTCCCTAGTTGGACAACTCTAAACAATGTTGCGCAAAATACTGCAGAGTATTGGGAAGGATTCAACAGCATAAAGTTATCTTTTGCAAGCAGTACTTTGATTCCAAAAATTACAACGCAAGTTCCTTTAAATGCAGGAGTTACTTATGTAGTTAAGTTTAAATACAAATATTTAAGCAGCAATTATAACAGCTCTCATCCAATTGTATTAAACATTAGTAAAAACGGAAGTTCGACAACACTTTCTAAGAGTTTTTTTGCTACAGATAATAACTGGGCAACAGTTGAAACTACTTTTACACCAGATCAAAATTTATCCTATGATTTAAATATTTCTCTAAATACTCTTGATAACATCGGATTTAACGCAAATATTGATTATGTTCAGATTTATGCTAAAGGAACCGAACAATATACCCTTATTCCAGATTTGAATTTTGAAAAAAAATTGATTGCTCTTGGTCACGACTCTGGCCCAACAGATGGAAAAGTGCTAACAGCTAATATTTCTACATTAACTTCTTTAAACATTACTGCTAATAGTAATGGGGTTGGTTTAGTTAAAGATTTGACGGGAATCCAAGATTTCACAGCATTAACATTACTAAATTGTGAAGGCCAACAATTGACAACTTTAGATCTGACTAAAAATACTGCTTTAGCTACTTTAAATTGCCAAAACAACTTACTGACAAACTTGAATATTTCTAAAAACTCCTCTTTAACTACTATTATTTGCAATAATAATAAACTAACAAATCTTGATGTTTCTGAAAAATTAGCCTTGACCAATTTACAATGTACATCTAATAAATTAATAAGTCTGGATGTTTTAAAAAATACTGCCTTAATCACGCTACTTTGCGACAAGAACTCACTAACAAGTCTGGATATTTCAAAACTCATCGCTTTAGTCACTTTAGATTGTTCAACGAATTTACTAACAAGTCTGGATGCTTCAAAAAACATAGCTTTGACATCTTTATATTGTACAGACAACCCCCTAACAAATGTAAATGTAAAAAATGGAAACAATAAAGCTTTTTACTGGAATTCTATTTATCATTTAAGTTTTTCTGGAAATAAAGATTTGAAATGTATCACTGTAGATGACATAGTCTATTCAAATAAAAATTGGACGGGAAACAAAGAATCTGGGGCTACTTATGCCTTAGCTTGTGATGGGCGGTACACCGCTATTCCTGATCCAAGATTTCATCTAGAACTAATAAATCTCGGACTAGATTCAGGTAATTTTTCTGGAAAAGTGCTAACAGCAAACATTTCTTCCCTGAAAACTCTTGATTTATCTTCTAAAAACATCACAGATCTTACAGGAATTGAGGATTTTACTGAATTAACTTCCTTAGATTGTAGTAAAAACAAGTTATCTTCAATAGATATTTCAAAAAATATTGCTTTAACGACATTAAATTGTTCATATAATTATACAATAGATTTTCTTGATGTTTCTAAGAATATTAATTTAAAAATCCTAAGTTGCCATAGCCTAAAAATAAGAGATTTAAACCTAAAAAATAATTTAAAGCTGACTCTTCTAAACTGTAGTTATAATGCTTTGACTAATTTAGAAATTCCTCATAATCCTGATTTTAATTATCTTGATTGTTCTAATAATCGATTGGCACAGATAGATGTTTCGAAGAATACTAATTTGACTTACTTTGATTGCTCCAATAATAAGTTAACGAATCTTGATGTTTCAAATAATGGTTCTCTAATTACTTTTTATTGCAACTCTAACAATCTGTTTAACCTAAATGTAAAAAATGGCAATAACCTTAAATTGAGTAAACGTAGTTTTATCGACAATCCAAACTTGACATGCATTAATGTTGACTCTTATAGCACTTCGAGTTGGGGTCCTAGTAAAGATCCAAAAGCTTTTTACAACTCAAACTGCAGTGGTGAAAATATTCCTTATACTCTTATCCCTGATCCCGCTTTTGAGCAAAAATTGATAGATATAGGAGTTGATACTGATGGTAAAAATGGAAAAGTAATTACAACCAATATAGCTTCACTAAAATCATTAGATGTGTCTTCCAGCAATATTACAAATTTAACAGGAATTGAAGATTTTACATCTTTAACTTACTTAGATTGCGGTTCAAATAAAATCTCCAATCTTGATTTAACGCAAAATACTGTTTTAACTACTTTGTTTTGTCCCAAAAATGATCTGGAAGGTTTGAATCTTTACAAAAATACATTCTTGACTTATTTAGATTGCAACACAAATCGATTAAAAGGACTCAATGTATATTACCTTACAGCCCTAACTTATTTAAATGTAAGTAATAATTCTCTTTCTAACCTAAATCTATTTTATAATAATGCCTTAACAAATTTAAATTGTTCCTACAATAAATTGACGACTTTAGACATAACTAGAAATCTAGCTTTAACCACTTTTAACTGTAGTAACAATATACTGAGAACTCTAAATGTTGATAAAAACTCGGCCTTGGTGACTTTTATTTGCAATAATAATAAACTAGAAAATTTAGAGGTGACTAAAAATTTGGCCTTAGCGACTTTTATTTGTAATAATAATAAACTAGCTTTTTTAGATGTAACTAAAAATGTTATTTTAAATAAATTTGATTGTCAATATAATAATTTGCGGTATTTAAATTTGAAAAATGGGAATAACAAAAATTTTGATCTGACTGATTCTAATTTCACAAACAATACTCTAACTTGTATTAGCGTAGATGATGAAAATTATTCAAATGCAAATTGGTCAAATTTAAAAGATGCATATGTATCTTTTTATGAAAATTGTGACATACTGTACACTTTAATTCCTGATATTAATTTTGAGAATAAATTAATTGCCTTAAAAATTGATTCTGGAATTCCGGACGGCAAAATTGCAACATCGAAAATCAATTTTATAACTTATCTAAATTTAAATGGAAGTTCTATTTCTGATTTAACGGGAATCCAGGATTTTACGGCATTGACACAATTAAACTTTCAGAATAATCAAGTGACTGCAATCGACATTTCTAAAAACATCGCCTTGACTGAGTTACATGCTAATACTAATAAACTTACTACTCTTGATACTTCGAATAATCTTGCTTTAACAGAACTAAACATCAGTAGTAACAAACTAACAAGCATTAATATCTCAAAGAATATTAATCTGACATACTTATTTTGCGGTTCAAATCAATTAACGGCTCTCAATGTTTCAAACAATAAAAAACTAAGTAAATTAAGCTGTTCTTCAAATCAATTAACAAATCTGGACCTTTCTCAAAACACTGGGCTGAGCGAAATAAACTGTGAAAATAATAATCTTTCTACTTTAAACTTAAAGAATGGAAACAATAAATCCATCACAAACAACTACTTAACCCTTGACTTTACACAAAACCCTTTATTAAAGTGCATTCAAGTAGATGATGAAAATTATTCAAATACAAATTGGGGAGATAGGAAAGACGTAAAAGCAAGTTTTAATACAGATTGCTCTGCTTACACTTTAATTCCAGATTCTAATTTTGAAGATAAATTAATCGCTCTAGGAATAGACAAAGATGGAAAAAACGGAAAAGTAGCAACTGCGAGTATTGTTACCATAAAATCACTGAACGTTTCAAATTCTGAAATCAAAAATCTAAAAGGAATTGAAGATTTTGTTTCCCTCACATCTTTAAATTGTTCTAACAATCAATTGAGTGAATTATCTATTGCTAATAATATTTCATTAAACAATTTAAACTGTAGCACAAACACTATCCTTGAGCTAGAGTTGTCAAAAAACACTGAACTTGTTACATTAAGTGCTAGTTTTAATCAATTGGAAAATTTGAATGTTTCAAAAAACACGAAACTAAAAGAAATTGATTGTGCTGGAAATAATTTGTTCAACCTGAATTTAAAAAACGGAAACAATGTAAACATGCAAAGGGTTATTTTTGGTAATTTTACTCAAAATCCAAATCTACTTTGTATTCTAGTTGATGATGCTGCATTCTCAAATCAAAACTGGATTGCAAAAGATGCAACCGCAAGCTACTCTTCTGAAGCTTGTGCAGAAAACATACAATATACTTTAATTCCTGATCCCAACTTTGAAAAACACTTAATCTCCCTAGGTATTGATTCTGGTACAGTTGATGGAAAGGTTTTAACCTCAAATGTAAAAAATATAACATCTTTATCTGCTTTTGGAAGTCCAGATAAAATTACCGATTTAACTGGTATTGAAGATTTTGTTTCTTTAGAGTCACTTTACTGCTATAAACAGGCAATTATAAAACTTAACCTCTCTAAAAATCAAAAATTAAAACTTTTAGATATAAACAATAATAAAGTTAGTATTTTAGATTTATCTAAAAACACTGCTTTAGAAACAGTAAATTGTGGTTTTAACAATTTAACAGAATTAAATGTATCAAACAATAAGGCTTTAAAATCACTTCATATCAATAACAATCAAATTACAAATGTAGATGTTTCTCAAA is a genomic window containing:
- a CDS encoding T9SS type A sorting domain-containing protein, with the protein product MKTKLLLLLLLATFSIYAQQYTPIPDINFENKLIALNIDSGVSDGKVLTSSITGIAHLNLYNSSISDLTGIEDFTSLTNLNARKNKLTSINLSKNTKLTDLNVSENKLTDLDIKTNTLLTKLDCQRNMLTDLNVSENTKLTDLNVMVNQLSSLDLTNNLVLDALTSSSNKLTSLNINNNTLLTEINCGNNLLTSLNISTNTLLTVLACNTNQITSLNVSNNKLLVQLMCHFNNLTAIDVSNNPELEMFDCLNNQITSIDISKNPKITELACENNQLTYLNLKNGNNVILELPYSNFINNPNLSCIQVDDITYSNTNWSTKKDVTATYSTTCNTLGLEEAVFDKATVYPNPTKGELHINNVFLDKATVYNSLGQLVKTFTLNSNDINNAINLSGLPKGIYYVYLINQDSASAKKVIIE
- a CDS encoding T9SS type A sorting domain-containing protein — encoded protein: MKTKLLLLLLLTNFSIYAQTNLVPNGGFENWTDNTTLPSWTTLNNVAQNTAEYWEGFNSIKLSFASSTLIPKITTQVPLNAGVTYVVKFKYKYLSSNYNSSHPIVLNISKNGSSTTLSKSFFATDNNWATVETTFTPDQNLSYDLNISLNTLDNIGFNANIDYVQIYAKGTEQYTLIPDLNFEKKLIALGHDSGPTDGKVLTANISTLTSLNITANSNGVGLVKDLTGIQDFTALTLLNCEGQQLTTLDLTKNTALATLNCQNNLLTNLNISKNSSLTTIICNNNKLTNLDVSEKLALTNLQCTSNKLISLDVLKNTALITLLCDKNSLTSLDISKLIALVTLDCSTNLLTSLDASKNIALTSLYCTDNPLTNVNVKNGNNKAFYWNSIYHLSFSGNKDLKCITVDDIVYSNKNWTGNKESGATYALACDGRYTAIPDPRFHLELINLGLDSGNFSGKVLTANISSLKTLDLSSKNITDLTGIEDFTELTSLDCSKNKLSSIDISKNIALTTLNCSYNYTIDFLDVSKNINLKILSCHSLKIRDLNLKNNLKLTLLNCSYNALTNLEIPHNPDFNYLDCSNNRLAQIDVSKNTNLTYFDCSNNKLTNLDVSNNGSLITFYCNSNNLFNLNVKNGNNLKLSKRSFIDNPNLTCINVDSYSTSSWGPSKDPKAFYNSNCSGENIPYTLIPDPAFEQKLIDIGVDTDGKNGKVITTNIASLKSLDVSSSNITNLTGIEDFTSLTYLDCGSNKISNLDLTQNTVLTTLFCPKNDLEGLNLYKNTFLTYLDCNTNRLKGLNVYYLTALTYLNVSNNSLSNLNLFYNNALTNLNCSYNKLTTLDITRNLALTTFNCSNNILRTLNVDKNSALVTFICNNNKLENLEVTKNLALATFICNNNKLAFLDVTKNVILNKFDCQYNNLRYLNLKNGNNKNFDLTDSNFTNNTLTCISVDDENYSNANWSNLKDAYVSFYENCDILYTLIPDINFENKLIALKIDSGIPDGKIATSKINFITYLNLNGSSISDLTGIQDFTALTQLNFQNNQVTAIDISKNIALTELHANTNKLTTLDTSNNLALTELNISSNKLTSINISKNINLTYLFCGSNQLTALNVSNNKKLSKLSCSSNQLTNLDLSQNTGLSEINCENNNLSTLNLKNGNNKSITNNYLTLDFTQNPLLKCIQVDDENYSNTNWGDRKDVKASFNTDCSAYTLIPDSNFEDKLIALGIDKDGKNGKVATASIVTIKSLNVSNSEIKNLKGIEDFVSLTSLNCSNNQLSELSIANNISLNNLNCSTNTILELELSKNTELVTLSASFNQLENLNVSKNTKLKEIDCAGNNLFNLNLKNGNNVNMQRVIFGNFTQNPNLLCILVDDAAFSNQNWIAKDATASYSSEACAENIQYTLIPDPNFEKHLISLGIDSGTVDGKVLTSNVKNITSLSAFGSPDKITDLTGIEDFVSLESLYCYKQAIIKLNLSKNQKLKLLDINNNKVSILDLSKNTALETVNCGFNNLTELNVSNNKALKSLHINNNQITNVDVSQNPTLEDLEVGSNQLITIDVTTNLALKKLSIYGNKIKAVNTSKNPDLIALTAFLTELKDVDVSQNKALTYLNVKNCQLTAIDVSKNKALYGLEVSENKIETIDVSQNPLLTTLTVNSNQLTSLNLKNGKNTLLNNNYVSFTSNPKLYCILVDDVTYANTNWPYNKDAIATYNTECTGELILPANNFAVETKAESCLGENNGEINIVAKTSFAYTATINSKSYSFTNNILKVANLTPGVYKIKITIPGQIFEQNFNVTIAKGATISGKSNITARKVDVEITEGTAPYTVFVDGTEQFQTNDSAFSVDVTRNALVEVATAKACEGIFAKKVSVSDFESSSLSSYPNPTSGSFEIEITSNKKEIKIEIYNLGGQLVSAKTYPIESGKAQLNLENQASGIYITKIYLDTPEYIKIIKK